One Comamonas endophytica DNA window includes the following coding sequences:
- a CDS encoding cobyric acid synthase: MNKNTTHLPLPVPGQRPALCVMVLGTSSGAGKSWVATALCRWYRNQGFKVAPFKAQNMSNHARVVPAPGGGWGEIGTAQYLQALAAGCAPEVRMNPLLLKPEADMRSQVVLLGQVDQALTQLPWRERGRHVWPRISKALDALRSENDVVVIEGAGSPAEINLQASDVVNMRVARHAQAHCLLVSDIDRGGAFAHLYGTWALLQEEDRTLIRGFVLNKFRGDARLLAPAPQMLEALTGVPVVATIPRLAQHGLPEEDGAQDAGAGYGAAGAPVQTTVAVVAYPRASNLDEFQPLLNVPGVRLVWARSPAQLHGADWVILPGSKATASDLRWLRAQGLDAALAAHVAQGGRLWGICGGLQMLGEALIDLHGVDGNEAGLGLLPLVTAFDVDKQLLHAEVTMPQLAPPWQALSGLALQVYEIHHGQTRPRGDMVAAGQGVHECLPGLVWQSIDGRILGSYWHGLLENANLLQALLGANAPTLDSVFDRLASGVDEWFARTAASA; this comes from the coding sequence ATGAACAAAAACACCACCCATCTTCCGCTGCCCGTGCCGGGCCAGCGCCCCGCGCTGTGCGTCATGGTGCTGGGCACCAGCAGCGGCGCGGGCAAGAGCTGGGTCGCCACGGCGCTGTGCCGCTGGTACCGCAACCAGGGCTTCAAGGTCGCGCCCTTCAAGGCGCAGAACATGAGCAACCACGCGCGCGTGGTGCCCGCGCCCGGCGGCGGCTGGGGCGAGATCGGCACCGCGCAATACCTGCAGGCGCTGGCGGCGGGCTGCGCGCCAGAGGTACGCATGAACCCGCTGCTGCTCAAGCCCGAGGCCGACATGCGCAGCCAGGTGGTGCTGCTGGGGCAGGTGGACCAGGCCCTCACCCAGCTGCCCTGGCGCGAGCGCGGCAGGCATGTCTGGCCGCGCATCTCCAAGGCGCTCGATGCGCTGCGCAGCGAGAACGACGTGGTGGTGATCGAAGGCGCGGGCTCGCCCGCGGAGATCAACCTGCAGGCCAGCGATGTCGTCAACATGCGCGTGGCGCGCCATGCGCAGGCGCATTGCCTGCTGGTCAGCGACATCGACCGCGGCGGGGCGTTTGCCCATCTGTATGGCACCTGGGCGCTGCTGCAGGAGGAGGACCGGACGCTGATCCGCGGCTTCGTGCTCAACAAGTTCCGCGGCGATGCGCGGCTGCTGGCACCCGCCCCGCAGATGCTCGAGGCCCTGACGGGCGTGCCGGTCGTGGCAACGATTCCGCGGCTGGCGCAGCACGGCCTGCCCGAGGAAGACGGCGCACAGGACGCGGGCGCCGGCTACGGTGCCGCGGGAGCGCCGGTGCAAACCACGGTGGCGGTGGTGGCCTACCCGCGCGCCAGCAATCTCGACGAGTTCCAGCCGCTGTTGAACGTGCCCGGCGTGCGCCTGGTATGGGCGCGCAGCCCGGCGCAGCTGCACGGAGCCGACTGGGTGATCCTGCCGGGCTCCAAGGCCACGGCCAGCGACCTGCGCTGGCTGCGCGCGCAGGGGCTCGACGCCGCGCTGGCGGCGCATGTGGCCCAGGGCGGGCGGCTGTGGGGCATCTGCGGCGGACTGCAGATGCTGGGCGAGGCGCTGATCGATCTGCATGGTGTCGATGGCAACGAGGCGGGCCTGGGGCTGCTGCCGCTGGTCACGGCCTTCGACGTCGACAAGCAGCTGCTGCACGCCGAAGTGACCATGCCCCAGCTTGCTCCTCCCTGGCAGGCGCTGTCGGGGCTGGCGCTGCAGGTCTATGAAATCCACCACGGCCAGACCCGGCCGCGCGGCGACATGGTGGCAGCGGGCCAGGGCGTGCACGAATGCCTGCCGGGCCTGGTGTGGCAAAGCATCGACGGCCGTATCCTGGGCAGCTACTGGCATGGCCTGCTGGAAAACGCCAACCTGCTGCAGGCCCTGCTGGGCGCCAATGCACCTACGCTCGACAGCGTGTTCGACCGCTTGGCATCGGGGGTGGATGAATGGTTCGCACGTACGGCTGCGTCGGCCTGA
- a CDS encoding bifunctional adenosylcobinamide kinase/adenosylcobinamide-phosphate guanylyltransferase: MARSELILGGQKSGKSRRAEALAQAWLLESPAHSACLLATGLAWDEEMRARIERHQHDRAERVPGMRTLEVPLDLAGAVRAHSQPGCLLVIDCLTMWLTNWMMPMPGQPPRSQDWAAQRAGFLAALAEAPGPVVLVGNEIGLGVIPLGREVRAFVDALGMLNQQVAAVCSHATLMCAGLPLVLKSP, encoded by the coding sequence ATGGCGCGCAGCGAATTGATCCTGGGCGGGCAAAAGAGCGGCAAGTCGCGCCGCGCCGAGGCATTGGCCCAGGCCTGGCTGCTGGAGTCGCCCGCCCACAGCGCCTGCCTGCTGGCCACGGGCCTGGCATGGGACGAGGAGATGCGCGCGCGCATCGAACGCCACCAGCATGACCGTGCCGAGCGCGTGCCGGGAATGCGCACGCTGGAAGTGCCGCTGGACCTGGCGGGCGCGGTGCGCGCGCACAGCCAGCCGGGCTGCCTGCTGGTCATCGACTGCCTGACCATGTGGCTCACCAACTGGATGATGCCCATGCCGGGCCAGCCGCCGCGGAGTCAGGATTGGGCGGCGCAGCGCGCGGGTTTCCTGGCCGCGCTGGCCGAGGCGCCGGGCCCGGTGGTGCTGGTGGGCAACGAGATCGGCCTGGGCGTGATTCCGCTGGGCCGCGAGGTGCGCGCGTTTGTCGATGCGCTGGGCATGCTCAACCAGCAGGTGGCCGCTGTCTGCAGCCATGCCACTTTGATGTGCGCGGGCTTGCCCCTGGTCCTCAAGAGCCCTTGA
- the cobO gene encoding cob(I)yrinic acid a,c-diamide adenosyltransferase: MQIEQAPTEKPYTKPEGQRRGLVLVNTGNGKGKSTAAFGLALRAHGRGKSVKIFQFMKVPTARFGEHRMFEQLGMPIEGLGDGFSWKSQDQEQSAQLAREGWERARNAIMSGVHFMVVLDEITYPLIYGWLPLEPVLQTLRERPHAVHVVLTGRRCPPEIIELADTVTEMTLVKHAFQAGIPAQRGIED; the protein is encoded by the coding sequence ATGCAGATCGAACAAGCCCCCACCGAGAAGCCCTACACCAAGCCCGAAGGCCAGCGCCGCGGGCTGGTGCTGGTCAATACCGGCAATGGCAAGGGCAAGAGCACGGCCGCCTTCGGCCTGGCGCTGCGCGCCCACGGCCGCGGCAAATCGGTCAAGATATTCCAGTTCATGAAGGTGCCGACGGCGCGCTTCGGCGAGCACCGCATGTTCGAGCAGCTGGGCATGCCCATCGAGGGGCTGGGCGACGGCTTCAGCTGGAAGAGCCAGGACCAGGAGCAGTCGGCGCAGCTCGCGCGCGAGGGCTGGGAGCGCGCGCGCAACGCCATCATGTCGGGCGTGCACTTCATGGTGGTGCTCGACGAGATCACCTACCCGCTGATCTACGGCTGGCTGCCGCTCGAGCCGGTGCTGCAGACGCTGCGCGAACGTCCGCACGCAGTGCATGTGGTGCTGACGGGCCGGCGCTGCCCGCCCGAGATCATCGAGCTGGCCGACACGGTGACCGAGATGACGTTGGTGAAGCACGCATTCCAGGCCGGCATTCCCGCGCAGCGCGGCATCGAGGATTGA
- a CDS encoding DUF904 domain-containing protein, which translates to MSAPSPLDLISDRVERLLLRHEELQRTNALLAEQVAALTQERDSLRSRLSAARARVDALIERLPSNEKAGT; encoded by the coding sequence ATGTCTGCCCCGTCCCCCCTCGACCTCATATCCGACCGCGTGGAGCGACTTCTGTTGCGCCACGAGGAGCTTCAGCGCACCAATGCCCTGCTGGCCGAACAGGTCGCGGCCCTGACCCAGGAACGCGATTCGCTGCGCTCGCGGCTGAGCGCCGCGCGTGCCCGTGTCGATGCCCTGATCGAGCGCCTGCCCAGCAATGAAAAGGCCGGCACATGA
- a CDS encoding aminotransferase class I/II-fold pyridoxal phosphate-dependent enzyme: MAENLHGGTDALGVPAHDFSTNANSCGPCPQALAALRAAHAQQYPDPAYTALRARLGAFHGVDAARILLAGSASEFIFRITAHAARRGMRHVLLPVLSYGDYAQAARAWGLECSAPTPGPQDAATLQWACEPSSPLGQADPALARWQAEADGQLRVLDCAYQPLRLDGRRSALPAGAWQVWTPNKALGMTGVRAAYAVAPEGAQAEVAALQALAASWVVGAHGVALLEAWTTPEVQQWIAHSRTQLARWKDAQIALCTALGWQVVPGSLANYFVARWPAEDWPRMGARLAWLRREHGIKLRDTCSFGLPGAVRLGVLPPASQQALGQAWRAAQLLDMTT; encoded by the coding sequence ATGGCTGAAAACCTCCACGGCGGCACCGATGCGCTGGGCGTGCCCGCGCATGACTTCTCCACCAATGCCAACAGCTGCGGCCCCTGCCCGCAGGCATTGGCGGCACTGCGGGCCGCGCATGCGCAGCAGTATCCCGATCCGGCCTACACGGCGCTGCGCGCGCGCCTGGGCGCCTTCCATGGCGTCGATGCCGCGCGCATCCTGCTGGCCGGCAGCGCCAGCGAATTCATCTTCCGCATCACGGCCCACGCGGCGCGCCGCGGCATGCGCCATGTGCTGCTGCCCGTGCTCAGCTATGGCGACTACGCGCAGGCGGCGCGCGCCTGGGGCTTGGAATGCAGCGCGCCCACTCCTGGGCCGCAGGACGCTGCCACCCTGCAATGGGCCTGCGAACCCTCGAGCCCGCTGGGCCAGGCCGACCCGGCGCTGGCCCGCTGGCAGGCCGAAGCGGACGGTCAACTGCGCGTGCTGGACTGCGCCTACCAGCCGCTGCGCCTCGATGGCCGGCGCAGCGCCTTACCCGCCGGCGCCTGGCAGGTCTGGACCCCCAACAAGGCGCTGGGCATGACCGGCGTGCGCGCCGCCTATGCGGTGGCGCCCGAAGGGGCGCAGGCCGAGGTGGCGGCATTGCAGGCGCTGGCTGCCTCTTGGGTGGTGGGCGCGCATGGCGTGGCGCTGCTGGAGGCGTGGACCACTCCTGAGGTGCAGCAATGGATCGCGCACAGCCGCACCCAGCTCGCACGGTGGAAGGACGCGCAGATCGCGCTTTGCACCGCACTGGGTTGGCAGGTCGTTCCCGGCAGCCTGGCCAATTATTTCGTGGCGCGATGGCCGGCCGAGGATTGGCCGCGCATGGGCGCGCGCCTGGCCTGGCTGCGCCGCGAACACGGCATCAAACTGCGCGACACTTGCAGCTTCGGGCTGCCTGGCGCGGTCCGGCTGGGGGTGCTGCCCCCGGCATCGCAGCAGGCGCTGGGCCAGGCCTGGCGCGCGGCGCAGCTTCTCGACATGACGACATGA
- a CDS encoding cobyrinate a,c-diamide synthase, with translation MEQRTMTPARCPALLITAPASGQGKTTLTAALARLHARQGRRVQVFKCGPDYLDPHWHQLASGAPVHSLDLWMTGEADARARLHAAALSADLILIEGVMGLYDGSPSAADLARRFGIPVLAVIDAGGMAATLGAVAYGLQHFQPGLRWAGVLANRVASARHAQLLQAGVHADSHWLGAVQRIAADAGTALLPQRHLGLVAAQELADGMQRLDSAADALEATALGQRSWQDWQQWTVEFAPPAPAAEAGQPEALGPWLDGRVVAVARDAAFSFVYPANLECLRAMGAQLRFFSPLAGERLPACDALWLPGGYPELHAAQLAAQGAVQADIRAHWEAGRAIWAECGGMLALCEGIAGSDGQWTPLWGLMPGRAQMQKRLAGLGMQQLSTPWGLLRGHSFHYARLESGAQVLGRSRRPDADAGAESGEWLYRHGSLHASFFHAWFASHPRAVAALLGARQALDDHREDT, from the coding sequence ATGGAGCAGCGCACCATGACGCCCGCGCGCTGCCCCGCATTGCTGATCACCGCGCCTGCCTCGGGCCAAGGCAAGACCACGCTGACGGCGGCGCTCGCGCGCCTGCATGCGCGCCAGGGGCGGCGCGTGCAGGTCTTCAAATGCGGGCCCGACTATCTCGACCCGCACTGGCACCAGCTGGCCAGCGGCGCCCCGGTGCATTCGCTGGACCTGTGGATGACAGGCGAGGCCGATGCGCGCGCGCGGCTGCACGCGGCGGCGCTGTCTGCCGATCTGATCCTCATCGAGGGCGTGATGGGGCTCTATGACGGCAGCCCCAGTGCCGCGGATCTCGCGCGCCGCTTCGGCATCCCGGTGCTGGCGGTGATCGATGCCGGCGGCATGGCCGCCACGCTGGGCGCCGTGGCCTACGGGCTGCAGCATTTCCAGCCGGGCCTGCGCTGGGCCGGCGTGCTGGCCAACCGCGTGGCCAGCGCGCGCCATGCGCAGCTGCTGCAGGCCGGGGTGCATGCCGACAGCCATTGGCTGGGCGCGGTGCAGCGCATTGCCGCCGATGCGGGCACGGCGCTGCTGCCCCAGCGCCACCTGGGCCTGGTGGCAGCGCAGGAACTCGCGGACGGCATGCAGCGGCTCGACTCCGCTGCCGATGCGCTCGAGGCCACGGCGCTGGGCCAGCGCAGCTGGCAGGACTGGCAGCAATGGACGGTGGAATTTGCGCCGCCGGCACCGGCAGCCGAGGCAGGCCAGCCCGAAGCGCTGGGCCCCTGGCTCGACGGCCGGGTGGTGGCCGTGGCGCGCGATGCGGCCTTCAGCTTCGTCTATCCCGCCAATCTGGAATGCCTGCGGGCCATGGGTGCGCAGCTGCGCTTTTTCTCGCCGCTGGCTGGCGAGAGGCTGCCGGCGTGCGATGCGCTGTGGCTGCCCGGAGGCTACCCCGAACTGCATGCCGCGCAGCTTGCGGCGCAGGGCGCGGTGCAGGCCGACATCCGTGCGCACTGGGAAGCGGGCAGGGCGATCTGGGCCGAGTGCGGCGGCATGCTGGCGCTGTGCGAAGGCATTGCCGGGAGCGACGGCCAGTGGACGCCGCTGTGGGGGCTGATGCCGGGCCGGGCGCAGATGCAAAAGCGCCTGGCAGGGTTGGGCATGCAGCAGCTGTCCACGCCCTGGGGGCTGCTGCGCGGCCACAGCTTCCACTATGCGCGGCTCGAGAGTGGCGCGCAGGTGCTGGGCCGCAGCCGCCGACCCGATGCGGATGCGGGCGCCGAAAGCGGGGAATGGCTCTATCGCCACGGCAGCCTGCATGCGAGCTTCTTCCACGCCTGGTTCGCCTCGCACCCGCGCGCGGTGGCGGCGCTGCTGGGCGCGCGCCAGGCGCTGGACGATCACAGGGAGGACACATGA
- a CDS encoding cell division protein ZapA, which translates to MKQLDVQILHQNYLLTCPEGHEERLLEAVARVNDTMARIRDAGKVRSRERVAVLTALNMAFDIVTAERMPAPAPVVAEPVAVETTAAEDALVQAAMIQQQEDAQRIVALLERLDQALEDDPQLL; encoded by the coding sequence ATGAAGCAGCTTGACGTGCAGATCCTGCATCAGAACTATCTCCTGACCTGCCCCGAGGGACACGAGGAACGCCTGCTCGAGGCCGTGGCCCGTGTCAACGACACTATGGCCCGCATTCGCGACGCCGGCAAGGTGCGTTCGCGTGAACGCGTGGCGGTATTGACCGCGCTCAACATGGCTTTCGACATCGTCACGGCAGAGCGCATGCCAGCTCCTGCTCCCGTTGTCGCCGAGCCGGTGGCGGTCGAGACGACTGCTGCCGAAGACGCCTTGGTGCAGGCGGCCATGATCCAGCAGCAGGAAGACGCGCAGCGCATCGTGGCTCTGCTCGAGCGCCTTGACCAGGCGCTTGAAGACGATCCGCAACTGCTGTAA
- the bluB gene encoding 5,6-dimethylbenzimidazole synthase yields MTSHPSPAADPLPGATLAALPFDEAARAAVYRAIHERRDMRHFSGGRVEEAVLLRLLRAAHHAPSVGFMQPWRFVRVRSRAMRERIHALVEAERLCTAEALGEREGEFMRLKVQGVLDAAEVLVLAMPPGREQHVFGRRTLPEMDVASAACAIQNLWLAARAEGLGMGWVSLFDPEALAALLGMPEGSRPLAVLCLGPVPAFYAEPMLQQQKWAQRAALADMLFDESWGQPASAGKDAGSSDVG; encoded by the coding sequence ATGACTTCCCATCCAAGCCCCGCTGCCGACCCGCTGCCCGGCGCCACGCTGGCCGCGCTGCCCTTCGACGAGGCGGCGCGCGCCGCCGTCTACCGCGCCATCCACGAGCGGCGCGACATGCGCCATTTCAGCGGCGGACGGGTGGAGGAGGCGGTGCTGCTGCGCCTGCTGCGCGCCGCGCACCATGCGCCCAGCGTGGGGTTCATGCAGCCCTGGCGCTTCGTGCGCGTGCGCAGCCGTGCGATGCGCGAGCGCATCCATGCGCTGGTCGAGGCCGAGCGGCTGTGCACCGCCGAGGCCCTGGGCGAGCGCGAGGGGGAGTTCATGCGGCTGAAGGTGCAGGGCGTGCTCGACGCTGCAGAAGTGCTGGTGCTGGCCATGCCGCCGGGGCGCGAACAGCATGTGTTCGGCCGGCGCACGCTGCCCGAGATGGATGTGGCCTCGGCCGCCTGCGCCATTCAGAACCTGTGGCTGGCCGCGCGCGCCGAGGGCCTGGGCATGGGCTGGGTGTCGCTGTTCGATCCCGAGGCGCTGGCGGCGCTGCTGGGCATGCCCGAAGGCAGCCGGCCGCTGGCGGTGCTGTGCCTGGGCCCGGTGCCGGCCTTCTATGCCGAGCCCATGCTGCAGCAGCAGAAATGGGCGCAGCGCGCGGCGCTGGCCGACATGCTCTTCGATGAAAGCTGGGGCCAGCCGGCCAGCGCCGGCAAAGACGCAGGCAGCAGCGATGTGGGCTGA
- a CDS encoding FecCD family ABC transporter permease — MALALLLGSGALMALGAGLGSSGWEGWGDQGDPLAWQIVRDIRLPRTLGAWLAGALLGLAGAVAQGVFRNPLADPYLLGSASGASLGVALAMAALGASPFALQGLLRLGITGAAFAGAAGAALLTLVLARGAHDTLRLLLAGVVVGVVLGAAASMVLLLNPAIMQAMQSFMLGSTAFVGWSACALMAAVLVAVLLAAWSLARVLDGLALGEATAQSLGLPLAPLRLLLIALLALATGTAVAQCGLIAFVGLAAPHLARSLVRAMHRWLLLLSAGMGAALLLGADLLARWLLAPQELPVGVLTAVLGGSYLLWLMHRRNLREAA, encoded by the coding sequence ATGGCGCTTGCGTTGCTGCTGGGCAGCGGGGCGCTGATGGCGCTGGGCGCCGGGCTGGGCAGCAGCGGCTGGGAGGGATGGGGCGACCAGGGCGATCCGCTGGCCTGGCAGATCGTGCGCGACATCCGCCTGCCGCGCACGCTGGGCGCCTGGCTGGCTGGCGCGCTGCTGGGGCTGGCGGGTGCCGTGGCGCAGGGGGTATTCCGCAATCCGCTGGCCGATCCCTATCTGCTGGGCAGCGCCTCGGGCGCCTCGCTGGGCGTGGCGCTGGCCATGGCGGCGCTGGGCGCCTCGCCCTTCGCGCTGCAGGGCTTGCTGCGCCTGGGCATCACCGGCGCGGCCTTTGCCGGCGCCGCGGGCGCGGCGCTGCTGACGCTGGTGCTGGCACGGGGCGCGCACGACACGCTGCGGCTGCTGCTGGCCGGCGTGGTGGTCGGCGTGGTGCTGGGCGCGGCGGCGTCGATGGTCTTGCTGCTCAATCCTGCAATCATGCAGGCCATGCAGTCGTTCATGCTGGGCAGCACCGCCTTCGTGGGCTGGAGCGCCTGCGCGCTGATGGCCGCCGTGCTGGTCGCCGTGCTGCTTGCCGCCTGGTCGCTGGCGCGCGTGCTGGACGGCCTGGCGCTGGGCGAAGCCACGGCGCAGAGCCTGGGGCTGCCGCTGGCGCCGCTGCGCCTGCTGCTGATCGCGCTGCTGGCGCTGGCCACCGGCACGGCGGTGGCGCAATGCGGGCTGATTGCCTTTGTCGGCCTGGCCGCGCCGCATCTGGCGCGCTCGCTGGTGCGCGCCATGCACCGCTGGTTGCTGCTGCTGAGCGCCGGCATGGGCGCGGCGCTGCTGCTGGGCGCCGATCTGCTGGCGCGCTGGCTGCTCGCGCCGCAGGAATTGCCGGTGGGTGTGCTGACGGCGGTGCTGGGCGGCAGCTATCTGCTGTGGCTGATGCACCGGCGCAATCTGCGGGAGGCCGCATGA
- a CDS encoding ABC transporter ATP-binding protein, translated as MSVHVPGAGWALQAEHLSVSLGGLPVLRDLTLRIAAGRWTSIVGPNGAGKSTLLRALAGMAQGQGQVLLLGRALADWSSRERARTLAWLGQDQAVSPEISVYDAAMLGRLPHQSWLGAASAQDHAAVEQALRRTQSWAWRGRSLGQLSGGERQRVLLARALAVQARVLLMDEPLAHLDPPHQADWLDCVQQLVAQGTTVVSVLHELSMALQAQELLVLAQGRVLHQGGCADPASHAALEQVFAQRVQVRAIDGQWVALPRLLHRRGP; from the coding sequence ATGAGCGTCCATGTGCCAGGTGCCGGATGGGCGCTGCAGGCCGAGCATCTGTCGGTGTCGCTGGGCGGCCTGCCGGTGCTGCGCGACCTCACGCTGCGCATCGCCGCGGGCCGCTGGACCAGCATCGTCGGCCCGAACGGCGCCGGCAAGTCGACGCTGCTGCGCGCGCTGGCCGGCATGGCGCAGGGCCAGGGGCAGGTGCTGCTGCTGGGCCGTGCGCTGGCGGACTGGAGCAGCCGCGAGCGTGCACGCACGCTGGCCTGGCTGGGACAGGACCAGGCGGTATCCCCCGAGATATCGGTCTATGACGCGGCGATGCTGGGCCGGCTGCCGCACCAGTCCTGGCTGGGCGCAGCTTCCGCGCAGGACCATGCCGCCGTGGAGCAGGCGCTGCGCCGGACGCAGAGCTGGGCTTGGCGCGGCCGCAGCCTGGGCCAGCTCTCCGGCGGCGAACGCCAGCGCGTGCTGCTGGCGCGCGCGCTGGCGGTGCAGGCCCGGGTGCTGCTGATGGACGAGCCCCTGGCCCATCTCGATCCCCCGCACCAGGCCGACTGGCTGGACTGCGTGCAGCAGCTCGTCGCGCAAGGCACCACGGTGGTCAGCGTGCTGCATGAGCTGTCGATGGCGCTGCAGGCGCAGGAACTGCTGGTGCTGGCGCAGGGCAGGGTGCTGCACCAGGGCGGCTGCGCCGATCCGGCCTCGCATGCCGCGCTGGAGCAGGTGTTCGCGCAGCGCGTCCAGGTGCGCGCCATCGATGGCCAATGGGTGGCCTTGCCGCGGCTGCTGCACAGGCGCGGTCCATGA
- a CDS encoding CsbD family protein, translating to MNEDRVSGNWKQFKGKIREQWGKLTDDDLDVVAGKRDQFIGRIQERQGVAKEEAETQLRDWQQRNPDFRFDE from the coding sequence ATGAACGAAGATCGAGTTTCAGGAAACTGGAAACAATTCAAGGGCAAGATCCGCGAGCAATGGGGCAAGCTTACCGATGACGACCTTGATGTCGTTGCCGGCAAGCGCGACCAATTCATCGGCAGGATCCAGGAGCGCCAGGGAGTGGCCAAGGAAGAGGCCGAGACCCAGCTGCGCGACTGGCAACAGCGCAATCCCGATTTCCGTTTCGACGAATAA
- the cbiB gene encoding adenosylcobinamide-phosphate synthase CbiB, producing the protein MWAEGVGGAGAAAAAMLLALLIDRLWGEPPARMHPVVGMGRLLGAGGRWAGASEARDPDFRRWAIGAALWCLLAAGIAGSCAAMQWLLGQAPVWLAVPLLALLLKPLFAWRMLQAEVQAVEAALQQSLEAGRERLSWLVSRDVTQLSESEVRESALETLAENLNDSVVAPLFWFALLGLPGAALYRFANTADAMWGYPGWRGGRYWQWGGKWAAHADDLLSWIPARLTALLLALGAGGLPLAKLWCESRRTPSPNGGWPMAALALALDVRLGKPGSYVLHAAARPPEARHTQSALQLTRRAVHLLAALTALGGLWSAYG; encoded by the coding sequence ATGTGGGCTGAGGGTGTGGGGGGAGCGGGCGCCGCGGCCGCGGCAATGCTGCTGGCACTGCTCATCGATCGTCTGTGGGGCGAGCCGCCTGCCCGGATGCATCCGGTGGTGGGCATGGGCCGGCTGTTGGGAGCCGGAGGCCGCTGGGCGGGTGCCAGCGAGGCGCGCGATCCTGATTTCAGGCGCTGGGCCATTGGCGCAGCGCTCTGGTGCCTGCTGGCCGCAGGAATTGCCGGCAGCTGCGCGGCGATGCAATGGCTGCTGGGCCAGGCACCGGTCTGGCTGGCCGTGCCGCTGCTGGCGCTGCTGCTCAAGCCGCTGTTTGCCTGGCGCATGCTGCAGGCCGAAGTGCAAGCGGTGGAAGCTGCGCTGCAGCAGTCACTGGAGGCCGGGCGCGAGCGCCTGTCGTGGCTGGTGAGCCGCGATGTCACGCAGCTGAGCGAATCCGAGGTGCGTGAAAGCGCGCTGGAGACGCTGGCCGAGAACCTCAATGATTCGGTGGTGGCGCCGCTGTTCTGGTTCGCGCTGCTGGGCCTGCCCGGCGCCGCGCTCTACCGCTTTGCCAACACCGCCGACGCCATGTGGGGCTACCCCGGCTGGCGCGGCGGACGCTACTGGCAGTGGGGCGGCAAGTGGGCCGCGCATGCCGACGACCTGCTGTCGTGGATTCCGGCGCGGCTCACCGCATTGCTGCTGGCGCTGGGCGCGGGCGGCCTGCCGCTGGCAAAGCTCTGGTGCGAAAGCCGGCGCACGCCTTCGCCCAATGGCGGCTGGCCGATGGCGGCGCTGGCGCTGGCGCTCGACGTGCGCCTGGGCAAGCCCGGTTCCTATGTGCTGCATGCCGCGGCCCGCCCGCCCGAGGCGCGGCATACGCAAAGCGCGCTGCAGCTGACGCGCCGCGCGGTGCATCTGCTGGCGGCGCTGACTGCGCTGGGCGGGCTCTGGAGTGCCTATGGCTGA